A region of Kribbella sp. NBC_01245 DNA encodes the following proteins:
- a CDS encoding winged helix-turn-helix transcriptional regulator: MVTKQFTGSPEDADLRRADSLAREIFSDVANKWALLIIEALGDHTLRFSELRNEIEGISHKMLTQNLRMLERNGLLNRRVYPTVPPRVEYTLTTPGQGLRKTVHTMCDWTHQHLAHIEAARQTFDS; the protein is encoded by the coding sequence ATGGTGACCAAGCAGTTCACGGGCTCGCCCGAAGACGCAGACCTCCGACGCGCAGACTCCTTGGCGCGCGAGATCTTCTCGGACGTCGCCAACAAATGGGCCCTCCTGATCATCGAAGCCCTAGGCGACCACACCCTCCGCTTCAGCGAACTACGCAACGAAATCGAAGGCATCAGCCACAAGATGCTCACCCAAAACCTGCGCATGCTAGAACGCAACGGCCTCCTAAACCGCCGCGTCTACCCCACCGTCCCCCCACGCGTCGAGTACACCCTCACCACCCCCGGCCAAGGCCTCCGCAAAACCGTCCACACCATGTGCGACTGGACCCACCAACACCTAGCCCACATCGAAGCCGCCCGCCAAACCTTCGACTCCTAA
- a CDS encoding RidA family protein → MAITLVNPKGLPEIDVYRQVSIATGAKLIFIAGQVAWDAEGRTVGERDLAAQVEQYLNVGTALGAVGGSFDDVAKLTVYVVDWTPDKMPQFLEGLTRAAAKLGITPVPPGTLVGVAALDVPEHLVEVEATAILD, encoded by the coding sequence ATGGCCATCACCCTGGTGAACCCGAAAGGATTGCCGGAGATCGACGTGTATCGGCAGGTGTCGATCGCGACTGGGGCGAAGCTGATCTTCATCGCCGGGCAGGTCGCTTGGGATGCCGAAGGGCGCACGGTCGGCGAACGGGACCTGGCCGCGCAGGTCGAGCAGTATCTCAATGTCGGTACGGCGCTGGGCGCGGTCGGAGGCTCCTTTGACGACGTGGCGAAACTGACCGTGTATGTCGTCGACTGGACGCCCGACAAGATGCCGCAGTTCCTCGAGGGCCTCACGCGAGCGGCAGCCAAGCTGGGGATTACGCCGGTCCCGCCGGGCACGCTGGTGGGCGTCGCGGCGCTCGACGTACCGGAGCACCTGGTTGAGGTCGAAGCCACCGCGATCCTCGACTGA
- a CDS encoding alpha/beta fold hydrolase encodes MSVVLVPGLGLGPESYEPVRACLDQPAEVVRLPGYGRTSRRHEDLSPPALGEALIREVQALGITSAVLVGHSASCQIVVEAALARPELVAGLVLIGPIGDPTASAFWRLAERWIRSAVHEPLQLIPTLRRQYAGTGPIAMTRGLRAAQRHDLSRTLEDLKIPVVVLRGKHDRIAPASWTDQVARLSGGTAQTLPTGSHLPVLTCGPEIAHAIQTLTTPD; translated from the coding sequence GTGAGCGTCGTGCTCGTGCCGGGTCTGGGCCTCGGCCCCGAGTCGTACGAGCCGGTCCGCGCCTGCCTCGATCAACCGGCCGAGGTCGTACGCCTGCCTGGCTACGGCCGTACGTCGCGGCGCCACGAAGACCTCAGCCCTCCCGCCTTGGGTGAAGCCCTGATCCGCGAGGTCCAGGCGTTGGGCATCACCTCGGCCGTACTCGTCGGGCATTCCGCGAGCTGCCAGATCGTCGTCGAGGCGGCGCTGGCCCGTCCGGAACTGGTCGCGGGCCTCGTTCTGATCGGCCCGATCGGCGATCCCACGGCCTCGGCCTTCTGGCGCCTGGCCGAACGCTGGATCCGCTCGGCCGTGCACGAACCACTCCAGCTGATCCCCACCCTGCGCCGGCAGTACGCCGGAACCGGGCCGATCGCGATGACCCGAGGCCTCCGCGCGGCCCAGCGCCACGACTTGTCGCGCACCCTCGAAGACCTCAAGATCCCAGTCGTCGTACTCCGCGGCAAACACGACCGAATCGCCCCCGCCTCCTGGACCGACCAGGTCGCCCGCCTCTCCGGCGGCACCGCCCAAACCCTGCCGACCGGCTCCCACCTCCCAGTCCTGACCTGCGGCCCCGAAATCGCCCACGCCATCCAGACCCTGACGACTCCTGACTAG
- a CDS encoding DUF3152 domain-containing protein codes for MSVTALAILAMVVVVHPDPGNRSNLAVELVQARIAAERTESGSELPGGAGGLPTVAPTPSVKPTVRPTTRPPRKAPPNITRSTGRLAIVKGRTAANSDSHKLTYRIEIEHGLSVSGPAVAEAVHRTLTDERGWQAVHPVNFERTDGPDPDVRIILATPSFTDKLCKPLETGGQVSCRVEDRVVLNAKRWAYGVPHFEGKIDVYRAYMVNHEVGHALGFGHSPCSDQGKPAPVMMQQTKGLAGCLANPWPIIKAN; via the coding sequence TTGAGTGTTACAGCTCTGGCCATCCTCGCAATGGTCGTCGTGGTGCATCCGGATCCGGGTAATCGGTCCAATCTGGCGGTCGAGCTGGTCCAAGCCAGGATCGCTGCCGAACGCACCGAATCCGGCTCTGAACTGCCTGGCGGTGCCGGCGGTCTGCCGACTGTTGCGCCCACGCCTTCGGTTAAGCCGACTGTTCGGCCGACCACTCGGCCGCCGCGTAAGGCGCCGCCGAACATCACCAGGTCGACCGGCCGGCTGGCGATCGTCAAGGGCCGGACCGCGGCCAACAGCGACTCGCACAAACTGACATACCGCATCGAGATCGAGCACGGCCTGTCCGTCAGCGGCCCGGCCGTGGCCGAGGCGGTGCACCGCACGCTGACCGACGAGCGCGGCTGGCAGGCGGTCCACCCGGTCAACTTCGAGCGCACCGACGGGCCCGATCCCGATGTCCGGATCATCCTGGCAACCCCGTCGTTCACCGACAAGCTCTGCAAACCGCTCGAAACCGGCGGCCAGGTGTCGTGCCGGGTCGAGGACCGGGTCGTGCTGAACGCGAAGCGCTGGGCGTACGGGGTGCCGCATTTCGAGGGCAAGATCGACGTCTACCGCGCGTACATGGTGAATCACGAGGTCGGGCACGCGCTCGGCTTCGGTCACTCGCCCTGCTCTGACCAGGGCAAACCCGCGCCAGTGATGATGCAGCAGACCAAGGGCCTGGCCGGCTGCCTGGCCAACCCGTGGCCGATCATCAAGGCGAACTGA